A genomic stretch from Lysobacter soyae includes:
- a CDS encoding methylmalonyl-CoA mutase family protein produces the protein MNASVETLSAGNPESSPLRFVTAASLFDGHDAAINIMRRLIQGQGAEVVHLGHNRSVEDVVRAALQEDADGIALSSYQGGHVEYFKYMVDMLRERGAPHIRVFGGGGGTITPEEIRELEVYGVERIYHPNDGMHMGLVAMIEDVVKRAESGRLPVDMPHQVEFDNEIEIGRMLSAIEDGLVSEGDLTRLRKEWQLAGGKTPVVGITGTGGAGKSSVTDELLNRFLASFPQMRIAVISVDPTRRRTGGALLGDRIRMNSLRSKRVFMRSMATRRQHAATNVVLHDSISFLKSLGYDLVIVETAGIGQSDSEIVDLVDFSMYVMTSDYGAASQLEKIDMLDFADLIVLNKFDKRGAEDALRDVRKQWKRNRVQFQLVDEEVPVYPTIASQFNDPGVSWMFANLTRLLREKLSLPESQWTPDINTELKEPRATVLIPGARVRYLAEIAEQGRAINRRIETQAETADRAQSLWQALKELDDPDLPTQLTLYRTNSLLHSVEKVAATRADEAPLDRSLLTLRQRYNDAVQSLDSEAIKLLREWPERLKSITDEVNEYQVRDKTIRVENYRESLSHQQVPKIAAPTYKSWGELLTFLQKENLPGAYPYTGGVYPYRRTGEDPIRMFAGEGTPERTNRRFHYLSVGQPAARLSTAFDSVTLYGEDPAPRPDIYGKIGNSGVNIATLDDMKKLYSGFDLCAPTTSVSMTINGPAPIILSMFMNTAIDQQVEKYLKEDSARWAEAQKTIDALFDGRQRPEYSGELPETNNGLGLGLLGVTGDQVVDAETYARIKAETLKTVRGTVQADILKEDQAQNTCIFSTEFALRMMGDIQQYFVDNGVRNFYSVSISGYHIAEAGANPISQLAFTLSNGFTIVEYYLARGMKIDDFAPNLSFFFSNGMDPEYTVIGRVARRIWARAMRERYGASPRSQMMKYHIQTSGRSLHAQEIQFNDIRTTLQALYALFDNCNSLHTNAYDEAITTPTEESVRRAVAIQMIINKELGLNFCENPWQGSFVVDYLTDMVEEAVYKEFEAISERGGVLGAMDTMYQRGKIQEESLYYEHKKHDGSLPLVGVNTFLGKDGHSDVATEIELIRSTPEEKGQQITNVANFQAARNAVRLPSPHLGEGAPNGAGEAPLLHLQQTARQRQNVFEALIEAVKTHSLGQISHALYDVGGEYRRNM, from the coding sequence ATGAACGCATCGGTCGAAACGCTCTCCGCGGGCAATCCGGAATCGTCGCCACTTCGCTTTGTGACGGCCGCCAGCCTGTTCGACGGACACGACGCGGCGATCAACATCATGCGCCGTCTGATTCAAGGGCAGGGCGCCGAAGTGGTGCATCTGGGCCACAACCGGTCGGTGGAAGACGTGGTGCGCGCGGCCCTTCAGGAGGATGCCGACGGCATCGCCTTGTCGTCCTATCAAGGCGGCCATGTCGAATACTTCAAATACATGGTCGACATGTTGCGCGAACGCGGCGCACCGCATATCCGCGTGTTCGGCGGCGGTGGCGGCACCATCACGCCTGAAGAGATTCGCGAGCTCGAAGTCTATGGTGTCGAGCGCATCTATCACCCGAACGATGGCATGCACATGGGACTCGTCGCCATGATCGAAGACGTGGTGAAGCGTGCCGAGAGCGGACGCTTGCCCGTCGACATGCCGCACCAAGTCGAATTCGACAATGAAATCGAAATCGGCCGGATGCTTTCGGCGATTGAAGACGGCTTGGTGAGCGAAGGCGACCTGACCCGTTTGCGTAAGGAATGGCAATTGGCCGGCGGCAAGACCCCCGTCGTCGGCATTACCGGTACCGGCGGCGCCGGCAAATCTTCGGTCACCGACGAATTGTTGAATCGCTTCCTGGCGAGCTTCCCGCAAATGCGCATCGCCGTGATTTCTGTCGATCCGACCCGTCGCCGCACCGGGGGCGCGTTGTTGGGCGACCGCATCCGCATGAACTCTTTGCGTTCAAAGCGCGTGTTCATGCGCTCGATGGCGACGCGCCGCCAACACGCGGCCACCAACGTGGTGCTTCACGACTCGATCTCGTTCTTGAAGTCGCTGGGTTACGACCTGGTGATCGTGGAAACGGCCGGCATCGGCCAGAGCGATTCCGAGATTGTCGATCTCGTCGATTTCTCTATGTATGTGATGACCAGCGACTACGGCGCGGCATCGCAGCTGGAAAAAATCGACATGCTCGATTTCGCCGATTTGATCGTGTTGAACAAGTTCGACAAGCGTGGTGCGGAAGACGCACTGCGTGACGTGCGTAAGCAGTGGAAGCGCAATCGTGTGCAATTCCAACTGGTAGACGAAGAAGTGCCGGTGTATCCGACGATTGCGTCGCAGTTCAATGATCCCGGCGTGTCGTGGATGTTTGCCAATTTGACGCGTTTGCTTCGCGAGAAGCTGTCCTTGCCTGAGTCGCAATGGACACCGGACATCAACACGGAATTGAAGGAACCCCGCGCCACGGTCCTGATACCCGGTGCCCGCGTCCGTTACCTCGCCGAAATCGCCGAGCAAGGTCGCGCCATCAACCGCCGCATCGAGACGCAAGCAGAAACCGCCGATCGCGCCCAAAGCCTCTGGCAAGCCCTAAAAGAACTAGACGACCCCGATCTCCCCACCCAACTCACCCTCTACCGCACAAACTCCCTTCTCCACTCCGTGGAGAAGGTGGCCGCAACGCGGGCGGATGAGGCGCCCCTAGACCGCAGCCTCCTAACCCTACGCCAACGCTACAACGACGCCGTCCAATCCCTGGATTCCGAGGCCATCAAACTCCTCCGCGAATGGCCCGAACGTCTCAAATCCATCACCGACGAAGTCAACGAATACCAAGTCCGCGACAAAACCATTCGCGTGGAAAACTACCGTGAATCGTTGTCGCACCAACAGGTTCCGAAGATCGCTGCGCCCACCTATAAGAGCTGGGGCGAGCTGCTGACTTTCCTGCAAAAAGAAAATCTGCCCGGGGCCTATCCGTATACCGGGGGCGTCTATCCCTATCGCCGCACCGGCGAAGACCCGATCCGCATGTTCGCAGGCGAGGGCACACCGGAGCGCACCAACCGTCGCTTCCATTACCTGAGCGTCGGGCAGCCGGCGGCGCGTTTGTCGACCGCATTCGACAGCGTCACCTTGTATGGCGAAGACCCGGCGCCGCGTCCGGACATCTACGGCAAGATCGGCAATTCGGGTGTCAACATCGCCACGCTGGACGACATGAAGAAGCTGTATTCCGGCTTCGACCTCTGTGCACCGACCACCTCTGTCTCAATGACCATCAACGGCCCGGCGCCGATCATCCTGTCCATGTTCATGAATACCGCCATCGACCAACAAGTCGAAAAGTATTTGAAGGAAGACAGCGCACGTTGGGCTGAAGCACAGAAGACCATCGACGCATTGTTCGACGGACGTCAGCGTCCCGAATACAGTGGCGAGTTGCCTGAAACCAATAACGGTTTGGGGCTTGGCTTGCTCGGTGTGACCGGCGACCAAGTGGTGGATGCGGAAACCTACGCGCGCATCAAGGCGGAGACGCTGAAGACCGTGCGCGGTACCGTGCAGGCCGATATCTTGAAGGAAGATCAGGCGCAGAACACCTGTATTTTCAGTACGGAATTCGCGCTGCGCATGATGGGCGACATCCAGCAGTACTTCGTCGACAACGGCGTGCGCAATTTCTATTCGGTGTCGATTTCGGGCTATCACATCGCAGAAGCGGGTGCGAATCCGATTTCGCAATTGGCCTTCACCCTGTCGAACGGTTTCACCATCGTCGAGTACTACTTGGCACGCGGAATGAAGATCGATGACTTCGCACCGAACCTGTCGTTCTTCTTCTCCAACGGCATGGATCCGGAATACACCGTGATCGGCCGCGTTGCACGACGCATTTGGGCGCGCGCGATGCGTGAACGCTACGGTGCATCGCCGCGCAGCCAGATGATGAAGTACCACATCCAAACCAGCGGCCGTTCCTTGCACGCGCAGGAAATCCAGTTCAACGACATCCGTACGACGCTGCAAGCGCTGTACGCCCTGTTCGACAACTGCAACAGCTTGCACACCAATGCCTACGACGAAGCGATCACCACGCCGACCGAAGAGAGCGTGCGCCGTGCAGTGGCGATTCAAATGATCATCAACAAAGAGCTCGGCCTCAATTTCTGTGAAAACCCTTGGCAGGGCAGTTTCGTGGTCGATTACTTGACCGACATGGTCGAAGAGGCGGTGTACAAGGAGTTCGAAGCGATCAGCGAGCGCGGCGGCGTCTTGGGTGCAATGGACACCATGTACCAACGCGGCAAGATCCAGGAAGAAAGTCTGTACTACGAGCACAAGAAGCACGATGGCAGTTTGCCCTTGGTGGGCGTCAACACCTTCTTGGGCAAAGACGGTCACTCCGATGTCGCGACCGAGATCGAATTGATCCGTTCGACACCGGAAGAGAAAGGTCAGCAAATCACCAACGTCGCCAATTTCCAAGCCGCCCGAAACGCCGTGCGTCTCCCCTCTCCACACCTTGGAGAGGGTGCCCCGAACGGGGCGGGTGAGGCGCCTTTGCTCCACCTCCAACAAACCGCAAGGCAACGCCAAAACGTCTTCGAAGCGCTGATCGAAGCCGTCAAGACCCACAGTCTTGGCCAGATCAGCCACGCCTTGTATGACGTGGGTGGGGAGTACCGGAGGAATATGTAG
- a CDS encoding Glu/Leu/Phe/Val dehydrogenase dimerization domain-containing protein yields MIFETLDTTGHEQVVFCHNKDAGLKAIIAVHSTVLGPALGGTRMWPYRSEDEALNDVLRLSRGMTYKNAVAGLNLGGGKAVIIGNPATDKSEALFRAFGQCVESLGGRYITAEDVGIDVNDMEYVYRETEYVTGVHQVHGGSGDPSPFTAYGALQGLMATLSKKFGDEEVGKYTYAVQGLGHVGMEYVKLLNERGAKVFVTDINKELVDKAVSEYGAEAVGLDEIYDVPADVYSPCALGGTVNENTLPRLKAKVICGAANNQLANNAIGDEVAKRGILYAPDYAVNAGGVMNVSLEIDGYNRERAMRMMRTIYHNLSRIYEISERDNIPTYQAADRLAEERIAAMGKLKLPMGRGAARFKGRIRGH; encoded by the coding sequence ATGATTTTTGAAACCCTCGATACCACGGGCCACGAACAGGTCGTTTTCTGCCATAACAAGGACGCGGGCTTGAAAGCCATCATCGCCGTCCACAGCACGGTGCTTGGCCCGGCGTTGGGCGGTACGCGCATGTGGCCCTACCGTAGCGAGGACGAAGCCTTGAATGACGTGCTGCGCTTGTCGCGCGGCATGACCTACAAGAATGCGGTCGCCGGCTTGAACTTGGGTGGCGGCAAGGCTGTAATCATCGGCAACCCGGCCACTGACAAATCGGAAGCGCTGTTCCGCGCCTTCGGCCAGTGTGTCGAGTCGCTGGGCGGCCGTTACATCACCGCTGAAGACGTCGGCATCGACGTCAACGACATGGAATATGTCTATCGCGAAACCGAATACGTCACCGGCGTTCACCAAGTGCATGGCGGTTCGGGCGACCCCTCGCCGTTCACCGCCTACGGCGCGCTGCAAGGCCTGATGGCCACGCTGTCGAAGAAGTTCGGCGATGAAGAAGTCGGCAAGTACACTTATGCCGTGCAAGGCCTCGGCCACGTCGGCATGGAATACGTGAAGTTGTTGAACGAACGCGGCGCGAAAGTGTTCGTCACCGACATCAACAAGGAATTGGTCGACAAAGCCGTGAGCGAGTACGGTGCGGAAGCCGTCGGCCTTGACGAAATCTATGACGTCCCGGCAGATGTGTATTCGCCGTGCGCTTTGGGTGGCACCGTCAACGAAAACACCCTGCCGCGTTTGAAGGCCAAAGTGATTTGTGGCGCCGCCAACAACCAATTGGCCAACAACGCCATCGGTGACGAAGTGGCCAAGCGCGGCATCTTGTATGCGCCGGATTACGCGGTCAATGCCGGCGGCGTGATGAACGTCTCGCTGGAAATCGACGGTTACAACCGTGAGCGTGCGATGCGCATGATGCGCACCATCTATCACAACCTGTCGCGCATCTATGAAATCTCGGAACGCGACAACATCCCGACCTACCAAGCGGCCGACCGTTTGGCCGAAGAACGCATCGCCGCCATGGGCAAGCTCAAGCTCCCGATGGGACGTGGCGCCGCCCGCTTCAAGGGCCGCATTCGCGGTCATTGA